Proteins from one Pleuronectes platessa chromosome 16, fPlePla1.1, whole genome shotgun sequence genomic window:
- the LOC128459084 gene encoding myosin-9, with translation MALLSVGKFMASPQLEREALPVDATMSDADKFLYVDRNPVNNPLAQADWATKKLVWVPSERLGFEAGSVKEERGDECVVELADSGKKIRVNKDDIQKMNPPKFSKVEDMAELTCLNEASVLHNLKERYYSGLIYTYSGLFCVVINPYKNLPIYSEEIVDMYKGKKRHEMPPHIYAITDTSYRSMMQDREDQSILCTGESGAGKTENTKKVIQYLAHVASSHKTKKDQNSFVLTHGELEKQLLQANPILEAFGNGKTVKNDNSSRFGKFIRINFDVNGYIVGANIETYLLEKSRAIRQAKDERTFHIFYYLLTGAGDKLRKELLLENYNNYRFLSNGNVTIPGQQDKDLFTETIEAMKIMSIPEDEQIGMLKVVASVLQLGNMTFKKERHTDQASMPDNTAAQKVSHLMGMNVTDFTRAILSPRIKVGRDYVQKAQTQEQAEFAVEALAKATYERMFRWLVMRLNKALDKTKRQGASFIGILDIAGFEIFELNSFEQLCINYTNEKLQQLFNHTMFILEQEEYQREGIEWSFIDFGLDLQPCIDLIEKPASPPGILALLDEECWFPKATDKSFVEKVVQEQGTHPKFFKPKKLKDEADFSVIHYAGKVDYKAGEWLMKNMDPLNDNVASLLNQSTDKFVSELWRSVDRIVGMDKVSGMSEPGAFKTRKGMFRTVGQLYKEQLSKLMATLRNTNPNFVRCIIPNHEKKAGKLDPHLVLDQLRCNGVLEGIRICRQGFPNRIVFQEFRQRYEILTPNSIPKGFMDGKQACVLMIKSLELDPNLYRIGQSKVFFRAGVLAHLEEERDMKITDIIISFQAWCRGYVARKAFAKRQQQLTAMKVIQRNCAAYLKLRNWQWWRLFTKVKPLLQVSRQEEEMLAKDDELTKAREKHMYVEEQLVEMEQKQHQLSAEKTALQEQLQAETELCAEAEEMRARLAARKQELEEILHDLEARVEEEEERASHLTTEKKKMQQNISDLEQQLDEEEGARQKLQLEKVTLESKMKKIEEEVMILDDQNNKLVKEKKLMEERLSEFTTNLAEEEEKSKSLQKLKTKHEAMITDLEDRLRREEKQRQEVEKNRRKLDGDFTEVQDQISELQAQIAELRAQLAKKEEELQAALARIEEEAAQKNLAQKKIRELEAQLSELQEDLELERQARTKAEKHRRDLGEELEALKTELEDTLDSTAAQQELRSKRETEVTHLKKTLEEEARVHEQQLVEMRQKHGQAFDELNEQLEQAKRNKVSMEKAKQAMESERNELVIELQTLMQGKGDSEHRRKKAESQVQELQIKHSESERQRLELAEKLSKVQAEYENVNCILSEVEGKSIKATKDCSAVESQLQDIQEILAEETRQKLSHSTRMRQLEDEQNSLREQLEEEEAAKKTVEKQLMTAQAQLAEMKKRVEQDAGCLETAEEGKKRMQRDLEAMSQRLEEKCAAFDKMDKTKTRVQQELDDLLVDQDHLRQIVSNLEKKQKKFDQMLAEEKNISARFAEERDRAEAEAREKETRALALTRELDSLMDTKEELDRNNKLLRAEMEDLVSSKDDVGKSVHELEKSKRTMDQQLEEMRTQLEELEDELQATEDAKLRLEVNMQAMKAQYERDLAGRDEMGEEKKRSLVKQVREMEMELEDERKQRSAAVASRKKLELDMKELEGGIDMANKNRDEALKQLKKLQAQMKDLVRELEDTRMSREEILAQSKETEKKLKGMEADMIQMQEELASAERVKRQAQQERDELQDEINNQATKNAQVAEERRRLEARIAQLEEELEEEQCNTELTNDRLKKAMLQTDQMSVELTAERSSAQRVEGARSQLERQNKELKLKLQELEGTVKSKYKANMAALEAKIAALEEQLDMETRERQGATKLVRRTEKKLKEVILQVDDERRNTEQHKDQVDKLNSRMKQLKRQLEEAEEEAQRANANRRKLQRELEDASESADVMNREVTTLRCKLRRGDMPFTVRRTVTRAGLESDEESEPKTETPEPKPE, from the exons atcGTGAAGACCAGTCGATTCTCTGCAC TGGAGAGTCTGGAGCTGGAAAGACGGAGAACACCAAGAAGGTCATCCAGTATCTGGCTCACGTGGCCTCCTCCCATAAGACCAAGAAAGATCAG AACAGCTTCGTCCTGACACAT ggggagctggagaaacagctgctgcaggccaACCCCATTCTCGAAGCCTTCGGAAATGGCAAGACGGTCAAAAATGACAACTCCTCCAGATTT GGAAAATTCATCAGAATCAACTTCGATGTCAACGGCTACATCGTCGGGGCCAATATTGAAACTT ACCTGTTGGAGAAGTCCCGCGCCATTCGCCAGGCCAAGGACGAGAGGACCTTCCACATCTTCTACTACCTGCTCACGGGAGCTGGAGACAAACTGCGCA AGGAACTCCTCCTGGAAAACTACAACAACTACCGCTTCCTGTCCAACGGGAACGTGACCATTCCCGGGCAGCAGGACAAGGATCTGTTCACGGAGACCATCGAGGCCATGAAGATCATGAGCATCCCGGAGGACGAGCAGATAG GAATGCTGAAGGTGGTGgcctctgtgctgcagctgggcAACATGACCTTCAAgaaggagagacacacagaccagGCCTCCATGCCCGACAACACAG CTGCTCAGAAGGTTTCCCACCTCATGGGCATGAACGTCACAGACTTCACCCGGGCCATCCTGTCCCCCCGGATCAAGGTGGGCAGAGACTACGTCCAGAAGGCCCAGACCCAGGAGCAAGCAGAGTTTGCCGTGGAGGCTCTGGCCAAGGCCACGTATGAGAGGATGTTCCGCTGGCTCGTCATGAGGCTCAACAAAGCGCTGGACAAGACCAAGAGACAGGGAGCCTCTTTCATCGGCATCCTGGACATCGCCGGCTTTGAGATCTTTGAG CTGAACTCGTTCGAGCAGCTCTGCATCAACTACACCaacgagaagctgcagcagctcttcaacCACACCATGTTCatcctggagcaggaggagtacCAGAGGGAGGGCATCGAGTGGAGCTTCATCGACTTCGGCCTCGACCTGCAGCCCTGCATCGACCTCATTGAAAAACCA GCCAGTCCCCCTGGTATTCTGGCTCTGCTGGATGAGGAGTGCTGGTTCCCCAAGGCCACCGACAAGAGCTTTGTGGAGAAGGTCGTGCAGGAGCAGGGAACTCACCCCAAGTTCTTCAAACCCAAGAAGCTGAAGGATGAGGCTGACTTCAGTGTCATCCATTACGCCGGCAAG GTGGACTACAAAGCAGGAGAATGGCTGATGAAGAACATGGACCCCTTGAATGACAACGTGGCCTCGCTGCTCAACCAGTCCACTGACAAGTTTGTCTCTGAGCTGTGGAGA TCAGTGGACCGCATCGTGGGCATGGATAAAGTGTCTGGCATGTCCGAGCCCGGTGCCTTCAAGACCCGTAAGGGCATGTTCCGCACCGTGGGCCAGCTGTACAAGGAGCAGCTGTCCAAGCTCATGGCCACGCTGAGGAACACCAACCCCAACTTTGTCCGCTGCATCATCCCCAACCACGAGAAGAAG GCTGGTAAACTGGACCCTCACCTGGTTCTGGACCAGCTCAGATGTAACGGTGTGCTGGAGGGAATCCGTATCTGCAGACAGGGCTTCCCCAACCGCATCGTCTTCCAGGAGTTCAGACAGAG GTATGAAATCCTCACTCCAAACTCCATCCCCAAGGGCTTCATGGATGGAAAGCAGGCCTGTGTGCTCATG ATTAAAAGCCTGGAGCTGGATCCCAACCTGTACCGCATCGGCCAGAGCAAAGTCTTCTTCAGAGCCGGTGTCCTCgctcacctggaggaggagagagacatgaAGATCACAGATATCATCATCAGCTTCCAGGCCTGGTGCCGAGGATACGTGGCCCGAAA GGCCTTTGCCAAGAGGCAGCAGCAACTGACTGCAATGAAGGTGATCCAAAGAAACTGCGCCGCTTATCTCAAACTCAGGAACTGGCAGTGGTGGAGACTCTTCACCAAG GTGAAgcctctgctgcaggtcagcaggcaggaggaggagatgctggCCAAGGATGACGAGCTGACTAAAGCGAGGGAAAAACATATGTATGTTGAGGAGCAGCTTGTGGAGATGGAGCAGAAACAACACCAG CTGAGTGCTGAGAAGACGGCCCTGCAGGAGCAGCTTCAAGCTGAAACCGAGCTCTGTGCCGAGGCTGAGGAGATGAGAGCCCGTCTGGCTGCCAggaagcaggagctggaggagatccTCCATGACCTGGAGGcccgagtggaggaggaggaggagcgagctTCTCATCTgacaacagagaaaaagaagatgcAGCAGAATATCTCA gacctggagcagcagctggatgaggaggagggggccaGACAGAAGCTCCAACTGGAGAAGGTCACCTTGGAGTCAAAGATGAAAAAGATAGAGGAGGAGGTTATGATTCTAGACGACCAGAACAACAAACTCGTCAAG GAGAAGAAGTTGATGGAGGAGAGACTCTCTGAATTCACCACCAAtctggctgaggaggaggagaaatccaAGAGTCTGCAGAAACTCAAGACCAAACACGAGGCCATGATCACAGACCTGGAGG ACCGTCTGCGCAGAGAAGAGAAGCAGCGTCAGGAAGTGGAGAAGAACCGACGCAAGCTGGACGGGGACTTCACTGAGGTTCAAGACCAGATctccgagctgcaggcccagaTTGCTGAGCTTCGTGCACAACTGgccaagaaggaggaggagctccaGGCTGCTCTGGCCAG gattgaggaggaggcggcgcaGAAGAACCTGGCCCAGAAGAAGATTCGCGAGTTGGAGGCTCAGCTCTCTGAACTGCAGGAGGATCTGGAGCTGGAGAGGCAGGCCCGCACCAAGGCAGAGAAACACCGCCGTGACCTGGGAGAGGAGCTCGAGGCCCTCAAGACCGAGCTGGAGGACACTCTGGACTCCACTGCAGCCCAGCAGGAGCTGAG GTCCAAACGTGAAACGGAGGTCACACATCTTAAAAagactctggaggaggaggcccgTGTCCACGAGCAGCAGCTGGTCGAGATGAGACAGAAACACGGTCAGGCCTTCGATGAGCTCAATGAGCAGCTGGAGCAGGCAAAGAGG AACAAAGTGTCAATGGAGAAGGCCAAGCAGGCGATGGAGTCGGAGAGGAATGAGCTGGTGATCGAGCTGCAGACGCTGATGCAGGGCAAAGGAGATTCCGAGCATCGCAGGAAGAAGGCGGAGTCCCAGGTCCAGGAGCTGCAGATCAAACACTCAGAGAGCGAGCGGCAGAGGCTGGAGCTGGCTGAGAAGCTGTCCAAAGTGCAG GCTGAGTATGAAAATGTAAACTGCATACTGAGCGAGGTGGAGGGCAAATCCATCAAAGCAACCAAAGACTGCTCGGCTGTGGAGTCTCAGCTGCAGGACATCCAG GAAATACTCGCGGAAGAAACCCGTCAGAAGCTTTCCCACAGCACACGCATGCGCCAGCTGGAGGACGAACAGAACAGCCTGAGAgaacagctggaggaggaggaggccgccaAGAAGACCGTGGAGAAGCAGCTGATGACTGCTCAGGCCCAG CTTGCTGAGATGAAGAAGCGGGTGGAGCAGGACGCAGGGTGTCTGGAGACGGCTGAGGAGGGAAAGAAGAGGATGCAAAGGGACTTGGAAGCAATGAGCCAGCGTCTGGAGGAGAAATGTGCTGCCTTCGATAAGATGGACAAAACCAAGACGCGTGTGCAGCAGGAGCTGGACGACCTGCTTGTGGACCAGGACCACCTCCGACAGATCGTCTCCAAcctggagaagaagcagaagaagtttGACCAG ATGCTGGCAGAGGAGAAGAACATCTCCGCCCGCTTCGCAGAGGAGCGTGACCGAGCTGAGGCTGAGGCCCGTGAGAAGGAGACCAGGGCGCTGGCATTGACTCGTGAGCTGGATTCTCTGATGGACACAAAGGAAGAACTGGACCGCAACAACAAACTGCTGCGTGCTGAAATGGAGGACCTGGTATCTTCTAAGGATGACGTTGGCAAGAGT GTCCACGAACTGGAGAAATCCAAACGTACCATggaccagcagctggaggagatgaggactcagctggaggagctggaggacgagCTGCAGGCCACGGAGGACGCCAAGCTGCGTCTGGAGGTCAACATGCAGGCCATGAAGGCCCAGTACGAGAGGGACCTGGCAGGACGAGACGAGATGggcgaggagaagaagagatctCTGGTCAAACAG GTGcgggagatggagatggagctggAGGACGAGCGGAAGCAGCGTTCTGCAGCCGTGGCTTCTCGCAAGAAGCTGGAGCTGGACATGAAGGAGCTTGAAGGAGGAATCGACATGGCCAACAAGAACCGGGACGAAGCCctgaagcagctgaagaaaCTCCAA gccCAGATGAAGGATCTTGTCCGAGAACTGGAGGACACTCGCATGTCCCGGGAGGAGATCCTCGCCCAGAGCAAGGAGACCGAGAAGAAGCTGAAGGGCATGGAGGCCGACATGATCCAGATGCAGGAG GAGTTGGCCTCAGCAGAGCGAGTGAAGAGACAGGCCCAGCAGGAGAGGGACGAGCTGCAGGACGAGATCAACAACCAGGCCACCAAGAA TGCTCAGgttgcagaggagaggaggcggcTGGAGGCTCGTATcgctcagctggaggaggagctggaggaggagcagtgcaACACCGAGCTGACCAACGACCGGCTGAAGAAAGCAATGCTGCAG ACTGACCAGATGAGCGTGGAGCTGACCGCAGAGCGCAGCAGCGCTCAGCGTGTGGAGGGCGCTCGCTCTCAGCTGGAGCGTCAGAACAAGGAGCTGAAActgaagctgcaggagctggagggaACCGTCAAGTCCAAGTACAAGGCCAACATGGCCGCCCTGGAAGCCAAGATCGCAgctctggaggagcagctggacaTGGAGACCAG GGAGAGACAGGGTGCCACCAAACTTGTGAGACGCACAGAGAAGAAACTGAAGGAGGTCATCCTGCAGGTGGACGACGAGAGACGCAACACAGAGCAGCACAAGGACCAG GTGGACAAGTTGAACTCCCGCATGAAGCAGCTGAAGCGccagctggaggaggctgaggaggaggcgcAGAGAGCCAACGCCAACCGGAGGAAACTGCAGCGGGAGCTGGAGGACGCCTCGGAGTCGGCCGACGTCATGAACCGTGAAGTCACCACCCTCAGGTGCAAGCTcag GCGTGGCGACATGCCCTTCACCGTGCGCCGCACCGTGACCCGCGCCGGCCTCGAGAGCGACGAGGAGAGCGAGCCCAAGACCGAGACGCCCGAGCCCAAACCCGAATGA